In the genome of Pseudarthrobacter sp. IC2-21, one region contains:
- the ettA gene encoding energy-dependent translational throttle protein EttA gives MAEFIYTMTKARKAVGEKLILDDVSMSFFPGAKIGVVGPNGAGKSTILKIMAGLDTPSNGEARLSPGYTVGILLQEPPLNEDKTVLGNVQEGVGEIYGKIQRFNEISEEMASPDADYDVLLEEMGKLQEAIDDADAWDLDSQLEQAMDALRCPPADADVTLLSGGERRRVALCKLLLQKPDLLLLDEPTNHLDAESVLWLEQHLSSYAGAVLAVTHDRYFLDHVAEWIAEVDRGHLYPYEGNYSTYLEKKRARLEVQGKKDAKQAKRLTEELEWVRSNAKGRQTKSKARLARYEEMAAEADRTRKLDFEEIQIPPGPRLGGLVLEARNLQKGFDDRTLIDGLSFTLPRNGIVGVIGPNGVGKSTLFKTIVGLEPLDGGELKIGDSVKISYADQSRGGIDPNKTLWEVVSDGLDYIQVGQVEMPSRAYVAAFGFKGPDQQKKAGVLSGGERNRLNLALTLKQGGNLLLLDEPTNDLDVETLSSLENALLEFPGCAVVVSHDRWFLDRVATHILAYEGDEENPSKWYWFEGNFESYEENKIERLGPDAAKPHRVTHRRLTRD, from the coding sequence ATGGCGGAATTTATCTACACAATGACCAAGGCCCGCAAGGCTGTTGGCGAAAAACTCATTCTTGACGACGTAAGCATGTCCTTCTTCCCGGGCGCCAAAATTGGTGTTGTTGGCCCGAACGGTGCCGGTAAGTCCACCATCCTGAAGATCATGGCCGGCCTGGACACCCCCTCCAACGGTGAGGCCCGGCTCAGCCCCGGTTACACGGTGGGCATCCTGTTGCAGGAGCCACCGCTGAACGAGGACAAGACGGTCCTGGGCAACGTCCAGGAGGGTGTGGGCGAGATCTACGGCAAGATCCAGCGCTTCAACGAGATCTCCGAGGAAATGGCCAGCCCCGACGCTGACTATGACGTGCTGCTCGAAGAAATGGGCAAGCTTCAGGAAGCCATCGACGACGCCGACGCCTGGGACCTCGACTCCCAGCTGGAGCAGGCCATGGACGCGCTCCGCTGCCCGCCGGCCGATGCCGATGTTACCCTCCTCTCCGGCGGTGAGCGCCGTCGCGTGGCCCTCTGCAAGCTCCTGCTGCAGAAGCCCGACCTCCTGCTGTTGGACGAGCCCACCAACCACCTTGACGCCGAGAGCGTTCTGTGGCTGGAGCAGCACCTTTCCAGCTACGCCGGCGCAGTCCTGGCCGTCACCCACGACCGGTACTTCCTTGACCACGTCGCGGAATGGATCGCCGAAGTGGACCGCGGGCACCTGTACCCCTACGAGGGCAACTACTCCACTTACCTGGAGAAGAAGCGTGCGCGCCTGGAGGTCCAGGGCAAGAAGGACGCCAAGCAGGCCAAGCGCCTGACCGAGGAACTCGAATGGGTTCGCTCCAACGCCAAGGGGCGCCAGACCAAGTCCAAGGCCCGTCTGGCCCGCTACGAGGAGATGGCTGCCGAGGCGGACCGCACCCGCAAGCTGGACTTCGAAGAGATCCAGATTCCACCGGGCCCCCGCCTCGGCGGACTGGTGCTGGAGGCCAGGAACCTCCAGAAGGGCTTTGATGACCGCACACTCATCGACGGACTGTCCTTCACGCTGCCGCGCAACGGCATTGTCGGTGTCATCGGTCCCAACGGCGTCGGCAAGTCCACACTGTTCAAGACCATTGTTGGCCTGGAACCGCTCGACGGCGGAGAGCTGAAGATCGGTGACTCGGTCAAGATCTCCTATGCGGACCAGAGCCGGGGCGGCATCGACCCCAACAAGACACTCTGGGAAGTTGTTTCCGACGGACTGGACTACATCCAGGTAGGCCAGGTTGAAATGCCGTCGCGTGCCTACGTCGCCGCTTTCGGCTTCAAGGGACCTGACCAGCAGAAGAAGGCCGGTGTCCTCTCCGGCGGTGAGCGCAACCGCCTGAACCTGGCGCTGACCCTCAAACAGGGCGGAAACCTGCTGCTCCTTGACGAACCCACTAACGACCTCGACGTCGAAACGCTCAGCAGCCTCGAGAATGCCCTGCTGGAATTCCCCGGCTGTGCCGTGGTGGTTTCGCACGACCGCTGGTTCCTGGACCGGGTGGCAACCCACATCCTGGCCTACGAAGGCGACGAGGAAAACCCCTCGAAGTGGTACTGGTTCGAGGGCAACTTCGAATCCTACGAGGAGAACAAGATCGAGCGCCTCGGTCCCGATGCGGCCAAGCCGCACCGGGTCACGCACCGCCGCCTCACGCGCGACTGA
- a CDS encoding DUF6993 domain-containing protein, whose translation MKRTTVKRQATSVISRPALTRQRRTVMGRAVVLLAVGGLTSVVLSGCAAGPSASPPAAGTQPPATQSPAEGAGSGTAAAPGPGSPATGTAGKAGATAPESPATTAMRQTVTAALNRLAAGTPKPATAQVTEALTGAGVQPSVLEVSASRTPTGLEADAIESAVLQGTDCVFGHIRDGSVTVTVLPVLTTGKCFVGAAA comes from the coding sequence ATGAAGCGCACGACCGTCAAGCGGCAGGCAACCTCCGTCATCAGCCGGCCGGCGCTTACCCGGCAGCGCAGAACAGTCATGGGCAGGGCTGTGGTGCTGCTGGCGGTCGGCGGCCTGACTTCCGTTGTGCTGTCGGGTTGCGCCGCTGGTCCGTCGGCCAGCCCGCCGGCGGCCGGCACCCAGCCACCGGCCACACAATCGCCGGCGGAAGGCGCCGGGTCCGGCACTGCTGCAGCACCTGGACCAGGCAGCCCGGCAACCGGCACGGCCGGGAAGGCCGGGGCCACGGCGCCGGAGAGCCCTGCCACCACCGCAATGAGACAGACCGTGACGGCTGCGTTGAACCGGCTCGCGGCGGGAACCCCCAAACCGGCCACCGCGCAGGTAACGGAGGCTCTGACTGGCGCCGGTGTCCAGCCGTCAGTCCTGGAAGTATCGGCGAGCCGCACGCCCACGGGGCTGGAAGCGGATGCCATTGAATCCGCTGTGCTGCAAGGCACAGACTGCGTGTTCGGCCACATCCGGGACGGCAGCGTGACGGTCACGGTCCTGCCGGTGCTTACCACCGGGAAGTGCTTCGTAGGGGCAGCAGCCTAA
- a CDS encoding single-stranded DNA-binding protein → MSDYVTFRGFVATDIRTSTTTTGVGTASFRLGSTARRFDRNTSTWVDTHTNWFTVQGYRQLAGNMGCSIKKGQRVIVVGRLKLRTWEKDGRVHFAHEIDAESVGHDLMWGSANYIRTVNNGPQHANEDGPADPDEDRDTDEGEHGDGDAAAVFVEDSDGNYVPVDAETGELVESAV, encoded by the coding sequence ATGAGCGATTACGTAACGTTCCGGGGCTTCGTCGCCACCGACATCAGGACCTCCACCACCACAACGGGCGTCGGAACCGCCTCGTTCCGCCTTGGGTCAACGGCCCGGCGCTTCGACCGGAATACGAGTACCTGGGTGGACACGCACACCAACTGGTTCACGGTCCAGGGGTACCGGCAACTGGCCGGGAACATGGGGTGCAGCATCAAGAAAGGCCAGCGCGTGATTGTGGTGGGCCGGCTCAAGCTGCGCACATGGGAGAAAGACGGCCGCGTCCATTTCGCACACGAAATCGATGCGGAGTCCGTGGGTCACGATCTTATGTGGGGTTCGGCCAACTACATTCGCACGGTCAACAATGGGCCGCAGCATGCAAACGAGGACGGACCTGCCGATCCCGACGAGGACCGGGACACCGACGAAGGGGAACACGGTGACGGTGATGCGGCCGCCGTCTTCGTTGAGGATAGTGACGGTAACTACGTTCCGGTCGACGCTGAGACCGGCGAACTCGTCGAGTCCGCCGTCTGA
- a CDS encoding glycogen debranching N-terminal domain-containing protein — protein MAGWGVGNSAGSAGPGALTLVQGTSFCISAPNGDMAACLPHGLFFQDTRFISEWMLKVQGLPLESLSATTPEPFHGVFVGRPRRDDHADTSLLIDRERKLGEGLLETVTVHNYSQGPMQCRVELFPDADFASLFEVKEGRQAPREHCSRRLTPEGLELESERDGHTERITVAFAGSRLEGDSLVLETTIAAHGQWSGTISAKPVLAGTGGHASAAAGGVPVADALRRVMEWRASMPTANLRDEAVERVIRRSQEDLGSLRIFNPDQPDRAVVAAGAPWFMALFGRDSLLTSFMSLLLDPSLAKGTLLTLAEHQGTKVDAASEEEPGRILHEVRLGATAGLALGGSGVYYGTIDATPLFVIVLAELARWGLDDAAMRQLLPAADRAIRWMEDYGDRDGDGFIEYQRKTERGLRNQGWKDSGDGINFADGTLAEPPIALCEVQGYAYAAYIGRALLATAAGDARTAESCVAKATSLKQAFNEQFWLSDRGYFAIALDKDKKPVDALASNMAHCLWTGIVDNDKAAQVAEHLVSPEMFTGWGIRTLASTMGAYNPASYHNGSVWPHDNAIAAAGLMRHGFVDEARKVAYALLEAADRFNGRLPELFCGLDRARYPEPVPYPASCSPQAWASAAPVQLIRTLLRFDPGLPWDEVWLAPTLPPRNTHFHFDNVPFSGDGRLSIHIDDESVDVSGLPQSIKLRREPRPPLSELFNLGGH, from the coding sequence ATGGCCGGGTGGGGTGTCGGGAACAGCGCCGGGTCGGCGGGTCCGGGGGCACTCACCCTGGTCCAGGGAACATCGTTCTGCATCTCAGCCCCCAACGGGGACATGGCCGCGTGTCTTCCGCACGGACTGTTCTTCCAGGACACGCGATTCATCAGTGAATGGATGCTGAAGGTTCAGGGCCTGCCCCTTGAGTCCCTCTCCGCCACCACCCCGGAGCCGTTTCATGGGGTCTTCGTTGGAAGACCGCGCAGGGACGATCACGCCGATACCTCCTTGCTCATTGACCGGGAACGCAAGCTTGGGGAGGGTCTCCTTGAAACGGTCACGGTGCACAACTACTCCCAGGGGCCGATGCAATGCCGGGTAGAGCTGTTCCCCGACGCGGACTTTGCCAGCTTGTTCGAGGTGAAGGAAGGCAGGCAGGCCCCGCGCGAGCACTGTTCCCGCCGCTTGACGCCGGAAGGCCTTGAGCTGGAGTCAGAGCGGGACGGCCACACCGAACGCATCACGGTCGCTTTCGCCGGATCACGGCTGGAGGGGGATTCGCTGGTGCTGGAGACAACCATCGCCGCCCACGGGCAATGGTCAGGGACCATCTCGGCAAAACCCGTGCTGGCCGGCACGGGCGGTCACGCGAGCGCCGCAGCAGGGGGCGTGCCGGTGGCGGATGCCTTGCGCCGTGTCATGGAGTGGCGCGCATCCATGCCCACGGCAAATTTGCGGGATGAGGCCGTGGAAAGGGTCATCCGGCGCAGCCAGGAGGACCTCGGGTCGCTCCGAATCTTCAACCCCGATCAGCCGGACCGCGCCGTGGTTGCAGCCGGCGCACCGTGGTTCATGGCGCTCTTTGGCCGGGACAGCCTGCTCACGTCATTCATGTCCCTGCTCCTGGACCCGTCACTGGCCAAAGGCACCCTCCTGACGTTGGCGGAGCACCAGGGAACCAAAGTGGACGCCGCTTCGGAGGAGGAGCCGGGCCGCATCCTTCACGAAGTCCGCCTCGGAGCCACCGCCGGGCTCGCGCTGGGGGGCAGCGGAGTTTATTACGGCACCATCGATGCGACCCCGCTTTTTGTGATCGTCCTGGCCGAGCTGGCCAGATGGGGCCTTGATGATGCAGCGATGCGCCAACTGCTTCCTGCCGCGGACCGGGCTATTCGCTGGATGGAGGATTACGGGGACCGGGACGGCGATGGCTTTATTGAATATCAGCGGAAAACGGAAAGGGGCTTGCGCAACCAGGGATGGAAGGACTCCGGAGACGGGATCAATTTCGCTGACGGGACCCTCGCCGAACCACCCATCGCCCTGTGCGAGGTCCAGGGATACGCGTATGCCGCATATATCGGCCGGGCGCTGCTGGCCACGGCTGCCGGTGACGCGCGGACAGCAGAAAGCTGCGTGGCAAAGGCGACCAGCCTGAAGCAGGCGTTCAATGAACAGTTCTGGCTTTCGGACCGCGGGTATTTCGCTATTGCCTTGGATAAGGACAAAAAACCTGTTGACGCGCTCGCGTCCAACATGGCCCATTGCCTGTGGACAGGCATCGTGGACAACGACAAGGCCGCGCAGGTGGCCGAACATCTGGTGTCTCCCGAAATGTTTACCGGCTGGGGGATCAGAACCCTGGCATCAACCATGGGGGCCTATAACCCGGCCAGTTACCATAACGGGTCCGTGTGGCCCCATGACAACGCCATCGCGGCGGCGGGCCTGATGCGGCATGGCTTCGTTGATGAGGCCCGGAAAGTGGCCTACGCATTGCTTGAGGCTGCGGATCGCTTCAATGGCCGGCTGCCGGAACTCTTTTGTGGTCTCGACCGCGCCAGATACCCCGAGCCAGTCCCATACCCGGCCTCGTGTTCCCCGCAGGCATGGGCGTCGGCAGCACCGGTTCAGCTCATCAGGACGCTGCTGCGTTTTGACCCGGGATTGCCTTGGGACGAGGTGTGGCTGGCACCCACACTGCCGCCGCGGAATACCCACTTCCACTTCGACAACGTGCCCTTCTCAGGGGACGGACGCCTGTCCATCCACATCGACGATGAGTCAGTGGACGTCAGTGGACTGCCTCAAAGTATCAAGCTCCGCCGCGAACCGCGGCCTCCGCTCAGCGAACTGTTCAATCTGGGCGGCCACTAA
- a CDS encoding DNA alkylation repair protein, with product MENRELVAAIRTALADRADPVRAAGMQAYMKSSILSLGVRVPEVRRCVLAAAAAAPVQTPDELRATVLVLWREARWREERYAAIELTALRLVARDAGMLPVYEEIVRTGAWWDFVDGVGPRICGLLLAHRSLMTPVLLEWSRDADLWIRRAAITSQLKAKAATDTDLLGAVIEASLDDPEFFIRKAIGWALREFAKTNPGWVKDFVAQHARQLSPLSRKEALRHVEP from the coding sequence ATGGAGAACCGCGAACTCGTGGCCGCGATCCGGACAGCGCTTGCGGACCGTGCCGATCCTGTGCGTGCGGCCGGGATGCAGGCCTACATGAAGTCATCCATCCTTTCCCTGGGCGTCAGGGTTCCGGAGGTTCGCCGTTGCGTCCTGGCCGCGGCAGCTGCCGCTCCGGTTCAGACGCCGGACGAGTTGCGGGCAACCGTCCTGGTGCTGTGGCGGGAAGCGCGCTGGCGGGAAGAACGGTACGCCGCGATCGAACTCACGGCACTCCGGCTGGTAGCGAGGGACGCCGGGATGCTCCCGGTTTATGAGGAAATAGTTCGAACGGGCGCCTGGTGGGACTTCGTGGACGGGGTGGGCCCAAGGATCTGCGGCCTCCTGCTGGCACACCGGTCGCTGATGACCCCCGTGCTGCTGGAGTGGAGCAGGGATGCGGACTTATGGATCCGGCGCGCTGCCATTACCTCCCAGCTGAAGGCCAAGGCCGCCACCGATACCGATCTCCTGGGCGCCGTGATCGAGGCCAGCCTGGATGACCCGGAGTTCTTCATTCGGAAGGCCATCGGCTGGGCACTGCGTGAGTTCGCCAAGACCAACCCCGGCTGGGTCAAAGATTTTGTGGCACAACACGCCAGGCAACTGAGTCCTTTGTCGCGAAAGGAAGCCCTACGGCACGTCGAACCCTAA
- the mptB gene encoding polyprenol phosphomannose-dependent alpha 1,6 mannosyltransferase MptB: MTAPVPATGEMAAAVIPGPGAAEVDNPRSPILAGFVGSVFMAIGSVGVGWLAPVSELRRVPIFIWMRTEAIGVALAIVLVAVGGMLLVRSWLRLGQRVRVWGPEARKATLQAVAAWGLPMVVSVPLFSRDVYAYIGQGRLMVEGFNPYENGISALSNYFQLGADRLWTEAPVPYGQLFLWIEQFVVWSTNVHPEGSVMLFRLVALVGVVLCIIYVPKLAELHGVNPHRALWLTAANPLFLTNFIASVHNDALMIGLALAGLYYAATRRVVLGIVLVTLSIAVKPITVVFLPFIGLMWAGKNAGWPRKFLFWALTGGLSLALLYALSLVNGFGFGWINGLSAPGSIFIWYAPVGLVGLVVSSISNAFGLDGGTLAGWVFDAGKLLAVGIVAFQIFRGEHERLIRRLTLAFAAVVVLAPMIQSWYVVWLIPLFAVTGIRNDWQVKALYFIVSFFMIYAISDQLEVFPYLQTEDLGLPLILARFAAAITGLLFGLYLIFMDPRTKRLFRKTGEPVTERPVI; the protein is encoded by the coding sequence ATGACGGCGCCTGTGCCTGCAACGGGGGAGATGGCCGCCGCAGTGATCCCCGGGCCCGGTGCGGCCGAAGTGGATAACCCGCGGTCCCCGATCCTGGCCGGTTTTGTCGGCTCGGTCTTTATGGCCATCGGCTCTGTAGGCGTCGGTTGGCTGGCGCCGGTCTCCGAACTCCGCCGCGTGCCGATCTTCATCTGGATGCGCACTGAGGCAATCGGTGTTGCCTTGGCCATCGTGCTCGTGGCCGTTGGCGGCATGCTCCTCGTCCGTTCCTGGCTGCGGCTCGGCCAGCGCGTCCGGGTCTGGGGGCCCGAAGCGCGCAAGGCCACCCTGCAGGCAGTCGCAGCGTGGGGCCTGCCGATGGTGGTCAGTGTCCCGCTGTTCAGCCGTGACGTGTACGCCTACATCGGCCAGGGCCGTCTTATGGTGGAGGGTTTCAACCCGTACGAGAACGGCATCTCGGCGCTGTCCAACTACTTCCAGCTCGGCGCCGACCGGTTGTGGACCGAGGCCCCCGTGCCTTACGGCCAGCTGTTCCTGTGGATAGAACAGTTTGTGGTCTGGTCCACGAATGTCCATCCCGAGGGCAGCGTGATGCTCTTCAGGCTGGTGGCACTGGTCGGCGTGGTGCTTTGCATCATCTATGTGCCGAAGCTGGCTGAGCTGCACGGCGTCAACCCGCACCGGGCCCTCTGGCTGACCGCGGCCAACCCCTTGTTCCTGACCAACTTCATCGCCAGCGTCCACAACGATGCCCTCATGATCGGACTCGCGCTGGCCGGGCTGTATTACGCGGCCACCAGGCGGGTGGTGCTTGGAATAGTTCTGGTGACGCTGTCCATCGCCGTCAAACCCATCACGGTGGTGTTCCTGCCGTTTATTGGTCTGATGTGGGCGGGTAAGAACGCCGGCTGGCCCCGCAAGTTCCTCTTCTGGGCCCTGACAGGCGGCCTGAGCCTCGCCTTGCTGTACGCCCTGAGCCTGGTCAACGGCTTCGGCTTCGGCTGGATCAACGGACTCTCGGCTCCAGGCAGCATCTTCATCTGGTACGCCCCGGTGGGGCTCGTGGGCCTCGTGGTCTCCTCCATTTCCAACGCTTTCGGGCTGGACGGCGGGACGTTGGCAGGCTGGGTGTTCGACGCCGGCAAGCTGCTTGCCGTGGGCATCGTCGCCTTCCAGATTTTCCGGGGGGAGCATGAGCGCCTGATCCGGCGCCTCACCCTGGCCTTCGCCGCAGTTGTGGTGCTGGCGCCCATGATCCAGTCCTGGTATGTGGTGTGGCTGATACCGCTCTTTGCCGTGACAGGTATCCGGAACGACTGGCAGGTCAAGGCACTCTATTTCATTGTGTCGTTCTTCATGATCTACGCGATCTCCGACCAACTGGAAGTGTTCCCCTATCTGCAGACCGAGGACCTGGGATTGCCACTGATCCTTGCCCGGTTTGCCGCTGCGATCACCGGGCTCCTCTTTGGCCTGTACCTGATCTTCATGGATCCGCGTACCAAGCGGCTGTTCCGGAAGACGGGCGAGCCTGTTACGGAACGCCCGGTCATTTAG
- the orn gene encoding oligoribonuclease codes for MTGLDIKNDALIEVAALVTDSELNILGDGVDVVIKPEDAALAQMNDFVRDMHTRSGLLEELPHGKTMAEAEAAVMEYIEKWVPDPRKAPLGGNSVGTDRVFLSRDMPAVVEHLHYRVIDVSTIKELSRRWFARAYFQSPAKKGGHRALGDIKDSIDELRYYREAVFVAAPGPDSATARGIAQRITGGQAPAE; via the coding sequence ATGACTGGCCTGGACATCAAGAACGACGCCCTGATCGAGGTGGCGGCACTGGTGACGGACTCGGAGCTGAACATCCTGGGCGACGGAGTGGACGTTGTCATCAAACCGGAGGACGCCGCCCTCGCCCAGATGAACGACTTCGTCCGGGACATGCACACCCGCTCCGGGCTGCTTGAGGAATTGCCGCACGGCAAGACCATGGCCGAAGCGGAGGCCGCTGTCATGGAATACATCGAAAAGTGGGTTCCGGACCCCCGCAAGGCTCCGCTGGGCGGCAACTCCGTGGGAACAGACCGCGTCTTCCTCTCGCGGGACATGCCGGCCGTGGTAGAGCACCTGCACTACCGGGTCATCGATGTCAGCACCATCAAGGAACTTTCCCGGCGCTGGTTTGCCCGGGCCTACTTCCAGTCCCCCGCCAAGAAGGGCGGGCACCGGGCCCTCGGCGACATCAAAGACTCCATTGACGAGCTGCGCTACTACCGCGAGGCCGTTTTTGTGGCGGCCCCCGGACCGGACAGCGCCACGGCACGCGGCATTGCCCAGCGGATCACCGGCGGGCAGGCCCCGGCAGAGTAA
- the def gene encoding peptide deformylase — protein sequence MTVLPITIWGEPVLHRRAAEVEVFDDELRTLIADMFETNDAANGVGLAAPQVGVGKRIFVYKYPNEDGAPPAGVLVNPVLTLSKVSGALPDPDEEEEGCLSFPGGQFPLKRAEWARVQGFDGNGQPVDFEATGWFARVIQHEYDHLDGKLYVDRLLDRYSRKAKKLAKKSGWGVPGLTWMPGVDPDPFGH from the coding sequence ATGACAGTTCTGCCGATCACCATCTGGGGAGAACCGGTACTTCACCGCCGTGCCGCCGAGGTGGAGGTCTTCGACGATGAACTGCGCACCCTGATTGCCGATATGTTCGAAACCAATGATGCTGCCAACGGTGTGGGCCTGGCGGCCCCCCAGGTAGGCGTAGGCAAGCGAATTTTCGTGTACAAGTACCCGAACGAGGACGGCGCTCCTCCGGCCGGCGTGCTGGTGAACCCGGTCCTAACGCTGTCCAAAGTTTCCGGCGCACTCCCTGACCCCGATGAAGAGGAAGAAGGCTGCCTGTCCTTCCCGGGCGGCCAGTTCCCGCTCAAACGCGCGGAGTGGGCCCGGGTCCAGGGCTTCGACGGCAACGGGCAGCCGGTCGACTTTGAAGCGACGGGCTGGTTCGCACGGGTGATCCAACATGAATACGACCATTTGGACGGCAAACTGTACGTGGACCGGCTGCTGGACCGTTATTCACGCAAAGCCAAAAAGCTGGCCAAGAAGAGCGGGTGGGGCGTTCCGGGCTTGACCTGGATGCCGGGTGTGGACCCCGACCCGTTCGGACACTGA
- a CDS encoding HNH endonuclease family protein: protein MTASWSAYRRARRRSRQAWALLVLLGLSAMAAGVWFFTAGQFAAVEPAVSGPSEAPVFDAAWMKPVVPVYPVPQGSAKAALQGLAVKGRASKDTYRREAFGQAWQDVDRNGCDTRNDILRRDLAGVGFTEGSKCRVASGSIVEPYTGRAVEFRRGPESSKELQIDHVVALGDAWQKGAQGLTLQQRQSLANDPLNLMAADGPANQEKGAGDAATWLPKNKNIRCHYVARQISVKASYGLWITQPEKEAMRRVLDSCPDQPTVAAK, encoded by the coding sequence ATGACTGCCAGTTGGAGCGCCTATCGCCGGGCGCGCCGGCGCTCGAGGCAGGCGTGGGCCTTGCTGGTCCTTCTTGGGCTGTCGGCGATGGCAGCCGGAGTGTGGTTTTTCACGGCCGGCCAGTTCGCCGCTGTTGAGCCTGCTGTTAGCGGGCCGAGCGAAGCGCCGGTGTTTGACGCGGCCTGGATGAAGCCGGTGGTGCCTGTCTATCCGGTCCCGCAGGGGAGCGCCAAGGCTGCCCTGCAGGGGTTGGCTGTCAAGGGGCGTGCCTCAAAGGACACCTATCGGCGCGAAGCGTTCGGGCAAGCGTGGCAGGACGTCGACCGGAACGGCTGCGACACCCGCAACGACATTCTCCGGCGGGACCTCGCAGGGGTGGGCTTCACGGAAGGGTCCAAGTGCAGGGTGGCGTCGGGGTCCATCGTGGAGCCCTACACGGGTAGGGCCGTGGAGTTCCGTCGCGGGCCGGAGAGCAGCAAGGAACTCCAGATCGACCATGTTGTGGCGCTCGGTGACGCGTGGCAGAAGGGCGCGCAGGGGCTGACCCTGCAGCAGCGTCAGAGCCTTGCGAACGATCCGCTGAACCTTATGGCTGCCGACGGGCCGGCGAATCAGGAAAAGGGCGCCGGTGACGCCGCTACCTGGCTGCCGAAGAACAAGAACATCCGCTGCCACTATGTGGCCCGCCAGATTTCAGTGAAGGCGTCTTACGGCCTGTGGATCACCCAGCCGGAGAAGGAAGCGATGCGGCGGGTTCTGGACTCCTGCCCGGACCAGCCCACCGTCGCCGCAAAGTAA
- a CDS encoding glyceraldehyde-3-phosphate dehydrogenase: MGREALAEAMIPVIGRLYRENNVVTSIHGRSLINKSTMNILKAHRFARRMSNTELLLEETAPLLNTLAQLDLGAAAIDVARLAEKYKLEGNGASLEEFLRAELADVVGKRGADDRTSTDVVLYGFGRIGRLLARLLIEKAGGGHGLRLRAIVVRRGSDKDLTKRASLLRRDSVHGSFEGTIRVDEDANTITANGVQVQVIYSDNPATIDYTAYGIKDALVVDNTGRWRDAEGLSQHLQSKGVARVLLTAPGKGALKNIVHGINHGSIEDTDRIVSAASCTTNAITPVLKAINDKFGVIHGHVETVHSFTNDQNLIDNFHKGDRRGRSAALNMVITETGAATAVAKALPELQGKLSGSSIRVPTPDVSLAILNLSLENGTTKDEVNDYLRQMSLHSDLRKQIDYIDSPEVVSTDFVGSRRAGIVDGLATISNDKNVILYVWYDNEFGYSCQVVRVMEEMAGVNPPSFPAKEPAAALAAIAV, from the coding sequence ATGGGCCGGGAGGCTCTCGCCGAGGCCATGATTCCGGTGATTGGCCGGCTGTACCGCGAAAACAACGTGGTGACCAGCATCCACGGCCGCAGCCTGATCAATAAGTCCACCATGAACATCCTTAAGGCGCACCGGTTTGCCCGCCGCATGAGCAACACCGAGCTGCTCCTCGAGGAGACCGCGCCGCTGCTGAACACCCTGGCGCAGCTGGACCTTGGTGCTGCTGCCATCGACGTGGCCCGACTGGCCGAAAAGTACAAGCTTGAAGGCAACGGCGCGTCCCTGGAGGAGTTCCTCCGCGCTGAACTGGCCGACGTTGTGGGCAAGCGCGGCGCCGACGACCGGACCAGCACCGACGTTGTGCTCTACGGCTTTGGCCGGATCGGCCGCCTGCTGGCCCGCCTCCTGATCGAAAAGGCCGGCGGCGGCCACGGCCTGCGCCTGCGTGCCATCGTGGTGCGCCGCGGATCGGACAAGGACCTTACCAAGCGTGCCAGCCTGCTGCGCCGCGACTCGGTCCACGGCTCCTTCGAGGGCACCATCCGGGTGGACGAGGACGCCAACACCATCACCGCCAACGGTGTGCAGGTCCAGGTCATCTACTCGGACAACCCGGCCACGATCGACTACACCGCCTACGGCATCAAGGATGCCCTGGTGGTGGACAACACCGGCCGCTGGCGCGACGCCGAGGGCCTGTCCCAGCACCTGCAGAGCAAGGGCGTTGCCCGGGTCCTCCTCACCGCTCCCGGCAAGGGCGCGCTGAAGAACATTGTGCACGGCATCAACCACGGCAGCATCGAGGACACCGACCGGATCGTCTCGGCGGCCTCCTGCACCACCAACGCCATCACCCCGGTCCTGAAGGCCATCAACGACAAATTCGGCGTGATCCACGGACACGTCGAGACCGTCCACTCCTTCACCAATGACCAGAACCTGATCGACAACTTCCACAAGGGTGACCGCCGCGGCCGCTCCGCCGCGCTGAACATGGTCATCACCGAGACCGGTGCCGCCACCGCCGTCGCGAAGGCGCTCCCGGAACTCCAGGGCAAGCTCTCCGGCAGTTCCATCCGCGTCCCCACCCCGGACGTCTCCCTGGCCATCCTGAACCTGAGCCTGGAAAACGGCACCACCAAGGATGAGGTGAACGATTACCTGCGCCAGATGTCCCTGCATTCGGACCTGCGCAAGCAGATCGACTACATCGATTCGCCCGAGGTTGTGTCGACGGACTTCGTCGGTTCCCGCCGTGCCGGCATCGTGGATGGCCTTGCCACCATCTCCAACGACAAGAACGTCATCCTGTACGTGTGGTACGACAACGAGTTCGGCTACAGCTGCCAGGTTGTCCGCGTCATGGAGGAAATGGCCGGCGTCAACCCGCCGTCCTTCCCCGCGAAGGAACCTGCCGCTGCCCTGGCCGCAATCGCCGTCTGA